The Torulaspora delbrueckii CBS 1146 chromosome 1, complete genome DNA segment TCTAAGAACGTTTCTGCGTAGTAGTTCCTATTTTTCCCTGCAAATAGCCTGTACTCATTAATCACAGATGATATGCTCCATTTCTGGATTTTCCTTAAAATTCCAACGATGATTGAGGTTCTATCCACAAGCAGGATGTTGTATTTTTCGGTGTTCAGTAATAATTTAAGGGTTTTCTTCAAGCAACTGCTCTTTATTAGCATTAATTCGTCGCCATCGGTTAAGTGGTAGGTCGCACCAAAACTCGAGTCCCCATCAGAGTTGTTATAGTCGGTGCAACTGTTGCCATCAACACCCTCTCTGGGACTGGTCTTACTGACACTACTGGTAACTAGCTCACCCAGGGATGAAAAATCCGCAACTCGTATCAGATTCCACTCAATTGACATTGTACTaaagaactctttgaagaatttggagGGTTCTTGGCCTCCTATGAATAGCacagtcttcaaattcagTGTCTCCAGGaatgataaatttaaaGTCTCGACTTTCGAACATCGATATATACCTTCTTCGGCAATCCCAAAACTGGCTGGAGGGACAAGCATGTTTCACCACACCCAATAAATCTCTAAACACCTTGCTTAGATCGAGATCTTCTGCTCTTCAACTACCTTTTCATAGGGCCATTGTCGCATAGTGCTCAAAGTGCGCGAAGACTCCCACTGTAACGAACACTCgaagaatgaagaaaaactATTTCTCAGTCTTTTCTATTGTTTACATTTATAACATCTATTTAAATAGTTATGTTCGGTCATTCGTTTCATGCAGTGTTTTTTTAAAATCCCTTCAGtccctcttcttgttggaATGTTTCTTGTGCGAGCGTATACTGCCGGATGATCCAACTGGTGGTGTAGATGAGCTCTTTTTTACAGTCTTACGACCTAGGTAAACTTCTGTATCTCCCACAGTCAATTGTTTTTTCTCTAGAGCATCCATTTGACTCTTTTGTGACTCAAAATCTACCACGGCAAAACTATCAGCAGTAGTCATCTTCATGATGGTACCAAACTCTGTTTCTAGTGCACTTCTCagtttctcttctttgataccTGCTGTTCCTTTAATGTATATAGGGTAAAACCCATCTTTGTTGACTGTGCTAAACTGcggcttcttctttgtcgCTCTGGCATTATTGCTATCCTTCTGAGTTGTTTGGATATCGTGCTTTGTCTCATGTATTTTTTTGTTACTTGTAGGCTGAGTAGATTCAGTCTTTGGCGATTCATTATTCGCTACAGATGTAGTTGTCTTGAAAGTATCACTGCTGGCTGCAAGTTTCGATGCCCAACTCATCCGTACGGGTGGTGCCGCTGGCTTACTCTCCTCGTCAGGTTCTGGGCTATCTGCTTTACTGTCATGTGCGGCTATCTGTTCTTCGCTTTCAATTTCTACTGGCTTCTCCGTCTCATCGCTCGTATCGGTTTTTCTCACTTCTATACTCTTGATCTCCTTACTATCCATATCTTCTACTACTTCTGGCACATTGATTGGGACTTCGTCTGCTGGCGAAGATTCAGGCGCTTTTGGTTTTTCATTGATCGCAGactcttcaactttggttTTATGTTCAAGCTTGGCCTCTTTATTTTCAGCCTTCTGCTCCTTGAGTCCCCCGTTCGTCACAAATTGCTCTGGCTCCTTTCCattctctttcaaacctttACTAGGTTTCAACACATGGGGTTTCAAGTTATCAGGAATAAAACGAATCACATCATTAGTGACATCGAATGCGTCCTTGTTATCGGCGTTAGGCTGAAGTATAATAGTTTGGCAGAATCTGTATGCAGGAGTACCCGACCAATACATCTCGCCAGTCGTCAAGATTAGTATGCTTGAATGTGAAATGCCCGCAGTTTGAAAATCGCATGTGTCAACCTTGGCTTTAAGGTCGCTAACTTTCTTATTGTTTCTCGTAAAAAATCTACTGATATTCTCCTTACCAGTAAGCTTTATCGTTGATAAGCTATCAGCAGTGCAGTCGAAGTCAACTTGGTAATTAATATGTGTCAACTCTGCGGTAGGCGAGTATAGACAAGAAACCTTTGATGGATCTTTTCTCATTCTTTGGTAGTAGGCTTGCAAAAATGCATGAACGATATCTTGAACAGCGACTGCCATATTTGCTTAACTTAAACTTTCGTATTATGCTTAATGTAAGGAACAACTCTCAAGGGTAAAGGAACTAAATGAAGTTTGATCAACGACTGTCGGTATGCAAATGCTCGGATAGAGTAAAAAAGATATTAAAACAGGAAAATCAAATGACTAAGAACAACAGTTAAAGCTTTTTAATCGAGTATATCGCAGTgatcaaacttttcagaATCCTGCTgttatttcaaaaaaaaaaagacctaaaataaaaaaaaaaatactctAAATCACTTGAAAGTGAATGCTAGATGACGTTCAAGCTGCCGAGGTTAAATTACCACTCAAGGTGAATCAATGAAGGTTTATTTACTTTCTAAGATTTAACTTCAAGCCGCCCTTCAGTattcaaaatattgaaaatttttcaatatgTCGCCTGTAAAAGATCCTTTGTGCTATAATTCTGTACGTCATAGTGAAGCGGACTAACACTTGAAGATTAGTTTAAGATCTACCAGAGAGTCCAATGACTGAGGTTCTTTGTTCTTACTGAGTTATCAAGACTTTCATTCTCCATTAATTCCGTAGATAAGGTTTCTATAGCTTGCAAAAATGGTTCCATTTGGCATCTTGCTCATTGAGGAtttattcaattggaaaaaaCCTAGCGCAGTGAGTAAACTTTCTCCACCTGTAGTCATGAATACAGAGTATCTGGGGATTCCTAGTTCTTCAGCTAGAGATGCTAGAGAATACTGTctctgctgttgttgttgttgctgctgtttGTAGTCTTGCATCACTTTGCAAATAAGGTTTAAATCGTAGAAGTTAGGGATAAATTTATGGACCCACCATTCGAAATCTTCTCTATTATTTGGCATGCTATCGTTCATGAGAATATTGATGAGGAACCCGAAATCATATGCTGCATGGTATGTTATCCATGTAACTGAACTTTCTAAGAGTAAACCCGAATCGATCATCAGTTGTGCAAACTCAAGGGGATCGATCCCGTTTATTTGGTGATTCTGGAAATTAATTCCTGATTTTTGAAGTAGTTCAAGTGACTCTGATGACatcatttccttcttctcgtcaaaatgaaaattaAATTGCCAAGTGGAAGGCCCAGTTTCCGGTTTGTTACCGTTAGAATCGCTCAGTGATAGGCCAATCTGTATTggattcaaaaaatcaacgTTGGATCTCATTGTTTGATAATGATAGTCTGTTTTAGACCTAAAGCTACCAATCGGCCGAGCTATAGTCCCAACAAACTCTGTGCTGATTGAGACGTGGTTATATTGCGTTATTAACTTCCTTATGGCTGCAAATTCCGCATGCAGGTTGTTTTGCCATACCTCTCGGATGAATAGATGATTGAGGGGAGTTAATACCACTGGTGTGCCTGCAGTGGCTCCAGCGTGTTTGGGGATTGTAGTGTTTCCCGGGCGATTCATCCCTAGTGTGCCCTGAAGCATAGCATTGATTCCAGGAGGACCATTGGCAGGTAAGGCTGGGTTTGTAACATTGAATGCTTGTTGCTGAGTTGGCTGAGGTTGATGCTGCTGCATCGATGGCTGGGCCTGTCCCAGCACAGGGTCGAGCTTCTGTTTCAAATGGAAGGAATTGGCCAAGTCGGGATTCGTCATTCCAGGCATACTTTGCATCATTCCGGGTTGCTGAGGATACAACCTAGCTTGTTTCATTTGTGGTGAAAATAACTGCGGAGCATTCATTCTCAACCCTGGTTGTTGTTCACTCTGCTGGTGCTGCGGGAAGAACTGATCGCCCACAGGAAAAACCTGGGGCCTCATGTTCATGGACTGCATCTTTATAGCTTTTTAAAACTTCAGAAACTACAGATACTAGTTGTCCAACTGAAGTTTAATAGCCATTTTATCATGAACTTCGATCTTTCATTATTCGGTAAGGCGAAGAAAACTTGTCGTAGTAAATTATCGCTTACATCCCTCCATATGAATTAAACTATAACTATTATACACCAAGACCGATTGTGAGTCTCTGACTACTTCAATGCCCTACTGGGCGTCTTGTTAAATCTGCTGTTGTCCCTTGCCCTTTTTCAACGTTCAGGTTTGATCCTTTCATCTAAATGGAAGAACCGCGTTCTTAGCATCGATAGCGAGTTTCGTCGCGACTATTGCTTGAATTTCTGTTCACTTGGCAGATGCAgatttttcctcttctttatcGT contains these protein-coding regions:
- the OCA4 gene encoding Oca4p (similar to Saccharomyces cerevisiae YCR095C; ancestral locus Anc_6.377), with protein sequence MLVPPASFGIAEEGIYRCSKVETLNLSFLETLNLKTVLFIGGQEPSKFFKEFFSTMSIEWNLIRVADFSSLGELVTSSVSKTSPREGVDGNSCTDYNNSDGDSSFGATYHLTDGDELMLIKSSCLKKTLKLLLNTEKYNILLVDRTSIIVGILRKIQKWSISSVINEYRLFAGKNRNYYAETFLEVIDLIIEQEKDDKFLMQGMEELNMGPDPLLLSAEMHRRASSTVVVNEEDLSRSPPVPQRLIKMIDEAESHSKVEHETFESPKISKSSSTLGIFGNRYRLAFNKSASGDYKYYKSHSGNTAEDTLTIKIPRESLLPHWWKFQRDLWEKENAPPEHNFYKEDIFT
- the BRE5 gene encoding Bre5p (similar to Saccharomyces cerevisiae BRE5 (YNR051C); ancestral locus Anc_6.378); the encoded protein is MAVAVQDIVHAFLQAYYQRMRKDPSKVSCLYSPTAELTHINYQVDFDCTADSLSTIKLTGKENISRFFTRNNKKVSDLKAKVDTCDFQTAGISHSSILILTTGEMYWSGTPAYRFCQTIILQPNADNKDAFDVTNDVIRFIPDNLKPHVLKPSKGLKENGKEPEQFVTNGGLKEQKAENKEAKLEHKTKVEESAINEKPKAPESSPADEVPINVPEVVEDMDSKEIKSIEVRKTDTSDETEKPVEIESEEQIAAHDSKADSPEPDEESKPAAPPVRMSWASKLAASSDTFKTTTSVANNESPKTESTQPTSNKKIHETKHDIQTTQKDSNNARATKKKPQFSTVNKDGFYPIYIKGTAGIKEEKLRSALETEFGTIMKMTTADSFAVVDFESQKSQMDALEKKQLTVGDTEVYLGRKTVKKSSSTPPVGSSGSIRSHKKHSNKKRD
- the POP2 gene encoding CCR4-NOT core DEDD family RNase subunit POP2 (similar to Saccharomyces cerevisiae POP2 (YNR052C); ancestral locus Anc_6.379); translated protein: MQSMNMRPQVFPVGDQFFPQHQQSEQQPGLRMNAPQLFSPQMKQARLYPQQPGMMQSMPGMTNPDLANSFHLKQKLDPVLGQAQPSMQQHQPQPTQQQAFNVTNPALPANGPPGINAMLQGTLGMNRPGNTTIPKHAGATAGTPVVLTPLNHLFIREVWQNNLHAEFAAIRKLITQYNHVSISTEFVGTIARPIGSFRSKTDYHYQTMRSNVDFLNPIQIGLSLSDSNGNKPETGPSTWQFNFHFDEKKEMMSSESLELLQKSGINFQNHQINGIDPLEFAQLMIDSGLLLESSVTWITYHAAYDFGFLINILMNDSMPNNREDFEWWVHKFIPNFYDLNLICKVMQDYKQQQQQQQQRQYSLASLAEELGIPRYSVFMTTGGESLLTALGFFQLNKSSMSKMPNGTIFASYRNLIYGINGE